The proteins below are encoded in one region of Coturnix japonica isolate 7356 chromosome 10, Coturnix japonica 2.1, whole genome shotgun sequence:
- the SELENOS gene encoding selenoprotein S isoform X2, with the protein MELGERGGAGPGPGKPALEREGLELLQHTVGALLSSYGWYILLACVAIYFIVQKMAPKLRLRSSSQQGAAGAAVEPDMVVRRQEALLASRLRMQEELNAQAERYKEKQRQLEEQKRRQKIEMWESMQEGKSYKGNLKLSQQEAEPGASTSSAVPKSKPNKKPLRGGDSVH; encoded by the exons ATGGAGCTGGGggagcgcggcggggccgggccgggccctgGGAAACCGGCGTTGGAACGGGAGGGACTCGAGCTGCTACAGCACAcgg TGGGCGCCCTGCTGTCCAGCTATGGCTGGTACATCCTCCTGGCCTGCGTCGCCATCTATTTCATCGTCCAGAAGATGGCCCCAAAGCTGAGGCTGAGgtccagcagccagcagggagcGGCTGGAGCAGCTGTTG AGCCTGACATGGTGGTAAGAAGACAAGAAGCTTTGTTGGCATCTCGTCTCAGGATGCAGGAGGAGTTGAATGCACAAGCagaaagatacaaagaaaaacaaagacag CTTGAAGAACAGAAGCGAAGGCAGAAGATAGAAATGTGGGAAAGtatgcaggaaggaaaaagttaTAAAGGAAACCTGAAGCTGAGTCAG CAAGAAGCAGAACCTGGTGCCTCCACCTCATCAGCAGTCCCGAAATCTAAACCAAACAAGAAGCCCTTGCGAGGAGGTG ATTCTGTCCATTGA
- the SNRPA1 gene encoding U2 small nuclear ribonucleoprotein A' has product MVKLTAELIEQAAQYTNAVRDRELDLRGYKIPVIENLGATLDQFDAIDFSDNEIRKLDGFPLLRRLKTLLMNNNRICRIGEGLEQALPSLTELVLTNNNISELGELDPLSSIKTLTYLSILRNPVTNKKHYRLYVIYKVPQVRVLDFQKVKLKERQEAEKMFKGKRGAQLAKDIARRSKTFNPGAALPTDKKKAGPSPGDVEAIKAAIANASTLAEVERLKGLLQAGQIPGRERKAGSAEDNEEEMDEDPVPSVP; this is encoded by the exons ATGGTGAAGCTGACGGCGGAGCTGATCGAGCAGGCGGCTCAATACACCAACGCCGTGCGAGACCGAGAGCTCGACCTGCGGG GGTATAAAATCCCCGTCATTGAGAATTTAGGGGCTACGTTGGATCAGTTCGATGCGATTGATTTCTCGGATAATGAGATTCGGAAATTGGATGGGTTCCCTCTGTTGAGAAGGTTGAAAACTCTTCTGATGAATAACAACAGGATTTG TCGGATTGGGGAAGGACTTGAACAAGCTCTGCCCAGTCTCACAGAGCTGGTTCTTACCAACAACAACATTTCTGAACTG GGTGAACTGGATCCATTATCAAGTATTAAAACATTGACTTACCTGAG CATTTTAAGGAACCCAGTAACAAATAAGAAGCATTACAGATTATATGTTATCTACAAAGTTCCCCAAGTCAGAGTGCTGGATTTTCAGAAAGTGAAACTCAAA GAGCGACAGGAGGCAGAGAAAATGTTCAAGGGCAAACGGGGTGCACAGCTTGCAAAGGATATTGCCAGGAGATCAAAAAC CTTCAATCCAGGCGCTGCTCTGCCTACAGACAAGAAGAAAGCCGGGCCGTCCCCGGGTGACGTGGAGGCGATTAAG GCTGCCATAGCAAACGCCTCCACGTTGGCCGAGGTGGAGCGGCTCAAGGGTTTATTGCAGGCCGGCCAGATCCCCGGCAGGGAACGCAAAGCAG GCTCCGCCGAGGACAACGAGGAGGAGATGGATGAGGACCCGGTTCCGTCGGTCCCGTAG
- the SELENOS gene encoding selenoprotein S isoform X1, protein MELGERGGAGPGPGKPALEREGLELLQHTVGALLSSYGWYILLACVAIYFIVQKMAPKLRLRSSSQQGAAGAAVEPDMVVRRQEALLASRLRMQEELNAQAERYKEKQRQLEEQKRRQKIEMWESMQEGKSYKGNLKLSQQEAEPGASTSSAVPKSKPNKKPLRGGGYNPLSGEGGGTCSWRPGRRGPSAGG, encoded by the exons ATGGAGCTGGGggagcgcggcggggccgggccgggccctgGGAAACCGGCGTTGGAACGGGAGGGACTCGAGCTGCTACAGCACAcgg TGGGCGCCCTGCTGTCCAGCTATGGCTGGTACATCCTCCTGGCCTGCGTCGCCATCTATTTCATCGTCCAGAAGATGGCCCCAAAGCTGAGGCTGAGgtccagcagccagcagggagcGGCTGGAGCAGCTGTTG AGCCTGACATGGTGGTAAGAAGACAAGAAGCTTTGTTGGCATCTCGTCTCAGGATGCAGGAGGAGTTGAATGCACAAGCagaaagatacaaagaaaaacaaagacag CTTGAAGAACAGAAGCGAAGGCAGAAGATAGAAATGTGGGAAAGtatgcaggaaggaaaaagttaTAAAGGAAACCTGAAGCTGAGTCAG CAAGAAGCAGAACCTGGTGCCTCCACCTCATCAGCAGTCCCGAAATCTAAACCAAACAAGAAGCCCTTGCGAGGAGGTG GCTATAACCCCCTGTCTGGAGAAGGAGGTGGAACTTGTTCCTGGAGACCAGGCCGCAGGGGCCCCTCTGCAGGTGGATGA